One genomic region from Pagrus major chromosome 24, Pma_NU_1.0 encodes:
- the LOC140992406 gene encoding uncharacterized protein, producing the protein MTFEELAQTDFFQRELQLTKNEWRTKPRRRGNSLNLNLGDQLTVSNVHTATEGQTRFLKQEPNYRSDDSVCELSSMNQCEDREERVPPSKTSLCGEHEAQSPEQQRPDSAGPGPGPGPGPGPGPGPEPSCVSFKSDWSNHRLIDFKGEQPSAAQSIYRRPDSAGPGPGPGPEPSCVSFKSDRSIDRYIDFKGEQPSAAQRVEQESSEVPSGQSAQQHQTHLDSIFMGRVAAG; encoded by the exons ATGACCTTTGAAGAGTTGGCACAGACTGACTTCTTTCAGCGTGAACTGCAGTTGACAAAGAACGAGTGGAGGACAAAGCCGAGAAGAAGAGGAAACTCTCTGAACCTCAACCTCGGGGACCAAT TAACAGTCAGCAACGTTCATACAGCGACTGAGGGTCAGACACGTTTCCTCAAACAGGAGCCCAACTACAGATCAG acgacagtgtgtgtgagctgagcagcatgaatcagtgtgaggacagagaggagagagtccctccctctaaaaccagTCTGTGTGGGGAGCATGAAGCTCAGAG cCCAGaacagcagagaccagactctgctggacctggacctggacctggacctggacctggacctggacctggacctgagcccagctgtgtgtcctttaaGAGTGACTGGTCAAACCATCGCCTCATTGACTTTAAAGGAGAACAgccctctgctgcacagag CATCTATAGGagaccagactctgctggacctggacctggacctggacctgagcccagctgtgtgtcctttaaGAGTGACCGGTCAATCGATCGCTACATTGACTTTAAAGGAGAACAgccctctgctgcacagag agtcgagcaggagagctcagaggttccCAGTGGTCAGTCTGCTCAgcaacatcaaacacacctggactcaaTATTTATG GGTCGGGTGGCAGCAGGCTAA